In Zhaonella formicivorans, one DNA window encodes the following:
- a CDS encoding cell division protein FtsQ/DivIB produces MRRTRTIGKAQRGLLRALFLFLLIVLAVYFFFQSSFFNVTRVDVRNNAFLTSVEIKQLANVPLGANIFKIDENRIKQNLLLHPLVKDVKISREFPDTIILTMVERKPLLLIPSEQGFLELDETGIYLKKVSTISDVALPIVTGVKIPPNVGPGQVIVDPKLAQALEFLSKVPEEKRKILMEIEIKDHQQFLVYTPEGIEVRFGSGSEVEQKLKLLEQIMQDGKLAGKAVEYIDLSTVATPVVKYSK; encoded by the coding sequence GTGCGGCGTACAAGGACAATTGGAAAAGCCCAAAGGGGTTTGCTGCGGGCTCTCTTTTTATTTTTACTGATTGTTTTAGCCGTATATTTCTTTTTTCAATCCAGCTTTTTTAATGTAACCAGAGTAGACGTTAGAAACAACGCATTTTTAACATCAGTCGAGATTAAACAGTTAGCCAATGTACCCTTAGGGGCAAATATATTTAAAATCGATGAAAACAGAATCAAGCAGAATCTGCTCCTACATCCTCTGGTAAAGGATGTGAAAATTTCCAGGGAATTTCCTGATACGATAATTCTTACGATGGTTGAACGTAAACCGCTCTTGCTTATTCCCAGCGAGCAGGGGTTTCTGGAGTTGGATGAGACGGGCATCTACTTAAAAAAAGTTTCTACAATCTCTGACGTAGCTCTCCCTATAGTAACAGGGGTTAAAATCCCCCCCAATGTAGGGCCCGGTCAGGTCATAGTCGACCCAAAGCTGGCTCAAGCTCTGGAGTTTTTGAGCAAGGTTCCCGAGGAGAAACGGAAAATCCTGATGGAAATAGAGATAAAAGATCACCAACAGTTTTTAGTTTATACTCCGGAAGGCATTGAGGTGCGTTTTGGCAGCGGTTCTGAGGTAGAGCAGAAGCTTAAGCTTTTGGAGCAAATTATGCAGGACGGCAAACTGGCAGGAAAAGCGGTGGAGTACATAGATTTAAGCACTGTGGCAACACCGGTTGTCAAATACAGTAAATAA
- the murA gene encoding UDP-N-acetylglucosamine 1-carboxyvinyltransferase, which translates to MDKFIVMGGARLTGEISVSGAKNAILPIMAASLLTAGKSTLFNIPIIKDVLVMQKVMEYLGAKVSITGNVMYIDSDGVEPREIGENLMRQLRASNLVIGSLLSRFRKIKVAFPGGCNIGSRPMDLHMKGLAALGTKITERYGFIEAEATNLHGAEIHLDFPSVGATENLMMAATLAEGTTIIRNAAKEPEIVDLQNYLNGLGARVKGAGLDTIKIEGVKKLGSVEHTIIPDRIEAGTHLVAAAITGGDVLVTDIIPDHLEPVIAKLKEAEVKITRYNESVRVVAPGRVKAVDFKTMPYPGFPTDMQPQLMALLTIADGTSVVAESIFENRFKHIDELRRMGASIKLEGKVAIIKGVPTLSGAFVEATDLRAGAALVLAGLAAEDATVIENVEYIDRGYERLESKYNALGARIMRVNNSRNGS; encoded by the coding sequence TTGGACAAATTTATTGTAATGGGTGGTGCCAGATTAACAGGGGAGATCAGCGTGAGCGGGGCTAAAAACGCTATTCTGCCCATTATGGCTGCCAGCCTTTTGACCGCGGGCAAAAGCACCCTTTTTAACATCCCTATTATTAAAGATGTCCTGGTAATGCAAAAAGTGATGGAATACCTGGGAGCCAAAGTTTCAATCACGGGGAATGTGATGTATATTGATAGCGATGGGGTAGAGCCGCGGGAAATAGGAGAGAATTTAATGCGGCAATTGCGAGCCTCCAACCTGGTTATTGGCTCCCTTTTAAGCCGCTTCCGCAAAATCAAGGTAGCATTCCCGGGAGGGTGTAATATTGGTTCCAGGCCTATGGACCTGCATATGAAGGGACTGGCAGCCTTGGGAACCAAAATCACTGAAAGGTACGGCTTTATAGAAGCTGAAGCTACCAATCTCCATGGAGCGGAAATTCATTTGGATTTTCCCAGCGTGGGGGCTACAGAAAATCTGATGATGGCTGCAACCCTGGCTGAAGGCACTACAATTATCAGAAACGCAGCCAAGGAACCTGAAATAGTTGATCTGCAAAACTATTTGAATGGCCTGGGAGCTCGAGTTAAAGGAGCAGGCCTGGATACAATTAAAATCGAAGGTGTCAAGAAACTGGGGTCAGTAGAGCATACAATTATTCCTGACAGGATTGAGGCAGGTACCCATCTGGTTGCAGCAGCTATTACCGGAGGAGATGTGCTCGTTACCGACATCATTCCTGACCACCTGGAGCCGGTAATCGCTAAATTAAAGGAGGCGGAGGTAAAAATAACCCGCTATAATGAGAGTGTAAGGGTGGTTGCTCCCGGGCGGGTAAAAGCAGTCGATTTTAAAACGATGCCTTATCCCGGCTTTCCAACAGATATGCAGCCACAATTAATGGCCTTGCTCACTATTGCTGACGGTACCAGCGTGGTGGCTGAGAGCATATTTGAAAACCGCTTTAAGCACATTGATGAATTAAGGCGGATGGGAGCTTCAATTAAATTGGAAGGTAAGGTAGCAATTATCAAAGGTGTACCAACTTTAAGCGGCGCCTTTGTGGAAGCTACGGATTTACGGGCTGGGGCTGCCCTCGTTTTGGCAGGCTTGGCCGCGGAGGATGCTACTGTTATTGAAAACGTAGAGTATATTGACCGGGGCTATGAAAGATTGGAAAGCAAATACAACGCCCTGGGGGCAAGAATAATGCGGGTGAACAATTCGCGGAACGGCAGCTAA
- the murB gene encoding UDP-N-acetylmuramate dehydrogenase, with protein sequence MDWERIAEFLKQKLKGQCRLNEPLQYHTTWRIGGPADLLVIPFCKDDVLLTMQLAAAEGIPVYVIGNGSNLLVLDRGVRGMVLKLAGGLKGISQEGCVLKAEAGVLLPFLAHLAAKSGLSGLEMLAGIPGTIGGAIVMNAGAYGSSIGELVQSVEVCDYAGNTIKLQQEELEFGYRRSALKGRPAVVLEAELKLQPGKREYIEKIMQENMLSRKKSQPLHLPNAGSVFINPPGSAAGYLIEKAGAKGLRKGGAQVSEKHANFIVNVGNASARDVLELIEQVREMVYLAFGIELQTEIKLLGEEE encoded by the coding sequence ATGGATTGGGAGAGGATAGCGGAGTTTTTAAAACAGAAACTAAAAGGTCAATGTAGACTAAACGAGCCGTTACAATACCATACTACCTGGAGAATCGGCGGGCCGGCAGACCTGCTGGTGATACCGTTTTGTAAAGACGATGTGCTTTTAACTATGCAGCTAGCAGCTGCTGAGGGTATTCCCGTGTATGTGATTGGTAACGGTTCTAACCTGCTGGTGCTGGACCGAGGGGTCAGAGGTATGGTCCTTAAGCTCGCCGGAGGGTTAAAGGGCATCAGTCAGGAGGGCTGTGTCTTAAAGGCAGAGGCCGGAGTCTTGCTGCCATTCTTGGCTCACCTGGCTGCTAAGTCCGGTCTTAGCGGCTTGGAGATGCTGGCGGGCATACCGGGGACTATTGGCGGTGCAATTGTGATGAACGCAGGAGCTTATGGGAGCAGTATCGGGGAACTGGTTCAAAGCGTAGAAGTATGTGATTATGCCGGAAACACAATAAAATTACAACAAGAGGAGTTGGAGTTTGGCTACAGGCGCAGCGCTTTAAAAGGCAGACCTGCGGTTGTTTTAGAAGCGGAGCTGAAATTGCAACCCGGGAAACGGGAATACATAGAAAAAATAATGCAGGAAAATATGCTAAGCCGTAAAAAAAGCCAGCCTTTGCACCTGCCTAACGCCGGCAGTGTTTTTATCAATCCCCCTGGCTCTGCTGCAGGTTATTTGATTGAAAAAGCAGGGGCAAAAGGGCTGCGGAAAGGTGGTGCGCAAGTTTCGGAGAAACATGCCAATTTTATTGTCAATGTGGGCAATGCCAGCGCCCGCGATGTGCTAGAGCTCATTGAACAGGTGCGGGAAATGGTTTACCTGGCTTTTGGCATTGAATTACAAACCGAAATCAAGCTGCTGGGGGAGGAAGAGTAG
- the murC gene encoding UDP-N-acetylmuramate--L-alanine ligase, translated as MEEQKERTHFIGIGGSGMSGLAKILLELGQPVSGSDVQLTSTTDKLQALGAKIYAGHSKENIGPDVKLVVRSTAISPNNPEILRAQELHIPIIHRGELLAQLTERKKAIAVAGAHGKTTTTSMLACVLSRGGLDPTIVVGGELQDIGGNAKYGRGKYLIAEADESDGSFLKLHPHVAVVTNIEDDHLDHYGSVENIIKAFEKFINLVPEDSFCVLCADDPELDRMSRHRKNVFTYGLTGSPDYKAVDLILEGAVSQAQIYFREQFLGTLELTVPGQHNISNALAAIAVAHQLGLNFQVMAEALKNFRGAGRRFQTVGNFNGIRIIDDYAHHPTEIRATLSAAKQLKPKRLWAVFQPHRYSRTRQLYKEFGKSFRDADQVIVNSIYAASEQPIPGITAELIAEEIKKNGTAVQYMAAKEEIVQYLARECTPGDLVLTIGAGNIWTVGPELLAKLSGECGS; from the coding sequence TTGGAAGAGCAGAAAGAAAGGACACACTTTATAGGCATCGGCGGCTCGGGTATGAGTGGTTTGGCCAAAATTTTGCTGGAATTGGGCCAGCCTGTATCGGGTTCTGATGTGCAGCTTACCAGTACCACAGACAAATTACAGGCTTTAGGAGCGAAAATTTACGCCGGACATAGTAAAGAAAACATTGGTCCCGATGTTAAGCTGGTAGTTAGATCTACTGCCATTTCCCCGAATAACCCTGAAATACTTCGGGCTCAGGAATTACATATTCCTATAATTCACAGAGGCGAACTATTAGCGCAGCTGACGGAAAGGAAGAAGGCAATTGCTGTAGCCGGTGCCCATGGAAAAACGACTACCACCTCCATGTTAGCCTGTGTTTTGTCCCGGGGGGGTTTGGACCCTACCATTGTAGTTGGTGGAGAATTGCAGGATATCGGTGGAAATGCCAAATATGGCCGGGGTAAGTATTTAATTGCGGAAGCAGATGAAAGTGACGGTTCCTTTTTGAAGCTGCATCCCCACGTAGCTGTGGTGACGAATATTGAAGATGATCATTTGGACCATTACGGTTCTGTGGAAAATATTATCAAAGCATTTGAAAAGTTTATCAATCTGGTACCGGAAGATAGTTTCTGTGTGCTGTGCGCTGATGACCCCGAACTGGACAGAATGTCACGACACAGGAAAAATGTTTTTACTTATGGCTTAACAGGGTCGCCTGATTACAAAGCGGTGGATTTAATTTTGGAAGGCGCTGTTTCTCAGGCTCAAATTTATTTTAGGGAACAATTTTTAGGAACTTTGGAACTCACTGTACCGGGTCAACATAATATAAGTAATGCCCTGGCAGCTATTGCCGTAGCTCATCAGTTGGGCTTAAATTTTCAAGTCATGGCTGAGGCTTTGAAAAATTTCCGGGGGGCAGGCCGTAGATTTCAAACTGTAGGCAATTTCAACGGTATCCGGATCATCGATGATTATGCACACCATCCCACTGAGATCCGGGCCACCCTTAGCGCTGCCAAACAGCTTAAGCCCAAACGTCTCTGGGCTGTTTTTCAGCCCCACAGGTATTCCCGCACCAGGCAGCTTTATAAGGAGTTCGGCAAATCATTCCGGGATGCTGACCAAGTCATTGTCAACAGTATCTATGCCGCCAGTGAACAGCCCATACCCGGTATAACAGCGGAACTCATCGCAGAGGAAATCAAAAAAAATGGAACAGCAGTGCAATATATGGCTGCCAAAGAAGAAATTGTGCAGTATTTGGCGAGAGAGTGTACACCGGGAGATTTAGTGCTGACTATAGGGGCGGGCAATATTTGGACTGTGGGCCCGGAACTTTTAGCAAAGCTTTCAGGCGAATGCGGTTCCTGA
- the murG gene encoding undecaprenyldiphospho-muramoylpentapeptide beta-N-acetylglucosaminyltransferase: MRVLLTGGGTGGHIYPALAVAKGIKGKYPGSEFFYIGTARGLEADIVPKAGLPFQAITAEGLTRKISWPALRAGLKSIKGSAQAWQIIRRFKPHVVVGTGGYVCGPVVITAALLGIPTLIHEQNAYPGITNKLLARFVDKICITFPESAKYFRTKAELVHTGLPIRPEILQVSREEGARLLNLDPGKFNVLVVGGSQGAQSINRAVVGMYPFVQSRSDLNLLHLTGKNGYGEVCQMVKEQGIDLGITGNITIKPYLYEMENALAAADLVISRAGASFLAEVMAKGLPAILVPYPYAAENHQEYNARALEKNGAAKVILENDFTSQRLLEVMELVLTNPAERLAMAEASRKMGRPGALQHIVECVTALAGI; this comes from the coding sequence ATGAGAGTTTTGCTAACCGGGGGAGGTACCGGAGGGCATATTTATCCGGCTCTGGCGGTTGCTAAAGGCATTAAGGGAAAATACCCCGGGAGTGAATTTTTTTATATTGGCACCGCCCGGGGGCTGGAGGCTGACATTGTGCCCAAAGCAGGGCTTCCTTTTCAAGCCATAACTGCCGAGGGTCTCACCAGAAAGATTTCATGGCCGGCTTTAAGAGCCGGCTTAAAGAGTATTAAAGGGTCCGCACAAGCTTGGCAGATCATACGCCGTTTTAAACCCCATGTTGTGGTAGGTACGGGGGGATATGTTTGCGGACCGGTGGTGATTACTGCTGCTTTGTTAGGCATACCTACCTTGATTCATGAGCAAAATGCTTACCCCGGCATTACAAATAAACTTTTGGCCAGGTTTGTGGATAAAATCTGTATTACTTTCCCTGAAAGCGCTAAATACTTTCGGACCAAGGCGGAACTGGTACATACCGGACTGCCCATCCGTCCCGAAATACTGCAGGTATCCAGGGAAGAGGGTGCCCGGCTTTTAAATCTTGACCCTGGAAAATTTAATGTACTGGTTGTAGGTGGAAGCCAGGGAGCTCAAAGCATTAACCGTGCGGTAGTAGGGATGTACCCTTTTGTGCAAAGTCGTTCTGATTTAAACCTGTTGCATTTGACGGGAAAAAACGGGTATGGGGAAGTATGCCAAATGGTAAAAGAGCAAGGAATAGATTTGGGTATTACTGGAAATATTACCATTAAACCGTACCTTTACGAGATGGAAAATGCGTTAGCTGCCGCCGATTTGGTGATCAGCAGGGCAGGAGCCAGTTTCCTGGCAGAAGTGATGGCCAAAGGATTGCCTGCTATTTTGGTTCCTTATCCTTATGCAGCAGAAAATCATCAGGAATATAATGCCCGTGCCTTGGAAAAAAATGGAGCAGCGAAAGTAATTTTAGAAAATGACTTTACCAGCCAAAGGTTACTGGAAGTAATGGAATTAGTGCTGACCAACCCTGCGGAGAGACTGGCTATGGCTGAGGCAAGCCGAAAAATGGGCCGACCCGGGGCGTTGCAGCACATAGTAGAATGTGTGACGGCTTTGGCAGGAATTTAG
- the spoVE gene encoding stage V sporulation protein E, translated as MRAKKGAPDFAIILSVMLLISIGIIMVFSASAVTSDQVLGDPYFYLKRQIVWAALGTVAMFTAMKVDYLRLKKIVNPIFVSCVILLVLVLLVGDARKGSSRWLGVGSLSFQPSETIKLGMVMFLSRLLSTKQEKIKSFSQGVLPVLVLLGIVCGLILAQPDLGTAVAIAGTTYFLLMAAGAKFSHLSLLAVVGMVLVALAIYLAPYRMERFTAFLNPWADPTDSGFQTIQSLLALGSGGLFGVGLGASRQKLFYLPEKHTDFIFAIIGEELGFIGGALILLLFLLFVWRGFKVAITSPDSFSSLLAAGITTMIALQAIINIGVVTGSLPVTGITLPFISYGGSSLIFTMAAVGLLLNISRYSASK; from the coding sequence GTGCGCGCGAAAAAAGGAGCACCGGATTTTGCCATTATTTTGAGCGTTATGTTATTGATTTCCATTGGTATTATAATGGTTTTCAGCGCCAGCGCAGTTACTTCGGATCAGGTTTTGGGCGACCCTTACTTCTACCTGAAGAGGCAAATCGTCTGGGCTGCTTTGGGAACTGTGGCCATGTTTACAGCAATGAAAGTGGATTATTTGCGCCTAAAGAAAATTGTTAACCCGATTTTTGTAAGTTGCGTGATTTTGCTTGTCTTAGTATTATTAGTCGGCGATGCACGCAAAGGCTCCTCCCGCTGGTTAGGAGTAGGCTCTTTGTCATTCCAGCCTTCGGAAACGATTAAACTGGGCATGGTCATGTTTTTAAGCCGGCTTTTAAGTACTAAGCAGGAGAAGATTAAATCCTTTAGTCAAGGCGTGCTGCCGGTTTTAGTCTTGCTGGGCATAGTGTGCGGCTTGATTCTGGCCCAGCCGGACCTGGGCACGGCGGTAGCTATTGCGGGAACTACCTATTTTTTGCTTATGGCGGCCGGCGCTAAGTTTAGCCACCTTTCGTTGCTGGCTGTGGTGGGTATGGTTTTAGTAGCATTAGCAATTTACTTGGCTCCATACCGCATGGAAAGATTTACTGCATTTTTGAACCCCTGGGCCGATCCTACAGATTCTGGTTTTCAGACAATACAATCCTTGCTGGCTCTGGGGTCAGGCGGCTTATTTGGCGTGGGTTTGGGAGCCAGCAGGCAAAAATTGTTTTATCTGCCGGAGAAGCATACCGACTTTATTTTTGCTATTATCGGTGAAGAGCTGGGTTTCATCGGCGGCGCTTTAATATTGCTGCTTTTCCTGTTGTTCGTTTGGAGGGGGTTTAAGGTGGCGATTACTTCGCCTGACAGCTTTAGCAGTCTGCTGGCCGCCGGGATTACAACAATGATTGCTCTGCAGGCAATTATCAATATCGGGGTAGTTACCGGGTCGCTGCCGGTAACGGGAATCACGCTGCCTTTCATTAGTTACGGCGGCAGCTCCTTGATTTTTACCATGGCGGCGGTTGGCTTGCTTTTAAACATTTCGCGCTATAGCGCTAGTAAGTAA
- the murD gene encoding UDP-N-acetylmuramoyl-L-alanine--D-glutamate ligase, with protein sequence MNFEDKKILIIGMARSGVAAARVLAAMGAEVTIADQKSSLELSEAIAQLQGWAINICPGGYPPISKEKFDLVVTSPGVPMTAQPLREAVAHNIPVWGEIELAARLSKGSIVAITGTNGKTTTTALIGQMFKDAGKKVVVGGNIGLPLIQEVQYTTEEHVLVVEVSSFQLEWVEGFHPKVAVITNITPDHLDRHGSMANYAQVKSRIFSRQTKEDYTVLNYDDPILREMGSICPGRVIFFSREHNLEQGIVSQKGKILVKTGGQILEICREDELKIPGAHNLENALAAVAAGRAMGLTAENLRNTLCTFPGVAHRLEKVAEIKGVTYINDSKGTNPDASIKALEAFSQPLVLIAGGSTKGSDFSAFARKIKERVKHLVVLGQTAEDIIGAVEKVGFKSIHRVQTFPEAVHKASELAEPGEIVLLSPACASYDMFKNYEHRGETFKELVRQLTTNS encoded by the coding sequence ATGAATTTCGAAGACAAAAAGATTCTAATTATTGGAATGGCCAGGAGCGGGGTGGCGGCTGCCAGAGTACTGGCGGCCATGGGTGCAGAGGTAACAATAGCGGATCAAAAGAGCTCCCTAGAATTGTCCGAGGCAATAGCACAGCTTCAAGGTTGGGCCATTAATATCTGCCCCGGAGGGTATCCACCCATTAGCAAGGAGAAATTTGATTTAGTAGTGACGAGTCCCGGTGTACCTATGACCGCTCAGCCGCTTCGCGAAGCAGTAGCCCATAATATTCCGGTTTGGGGCGAAATTGAACTGGCAGCAAGGCTAAGCAAAGGTTCAATTGTAGCTATCACCGGAACTAACGGCAAAACCACAACTACCGCTTTAATTGGCCAAATGTTTAAAGATGCGGGAAAAAAAGTGGTTGTAGGGGGTAATATTGGCTTGCCGCTCATCCAGGAAGTACAATATACCACCGAAGAGCATGTCTTGGTAGTAGAGGTATCCAGCTTTCAGTTGGAATGGGTGGAAGGATTTCATCCCAAAGTGGCGGTTATTACCAATATCACTCCCGATCACCTGGACCGTCACGGAAGCATGGCTAATTATGCCCAAGTTAAGTCGAGAATTTTCAGCCGGCAGACGAAAGAGGACTACACAGTTTTAAACTATGACGACCCAATTTTGCGGGAGATGGGCTCAATTTGCCCCGGGAGAGTAATATTCTTCAGCCGGGAGCATAATTTAGAACAAGGTATTGTTTCCCAGAAAGGCAAAATTCTGGTTAAAACAGGAGGGCAAATCTTAGAAATTTGCAGGGAGGATGAATTGAAAATTCCCGGCGCCCACAATTTGGAGAATGCTTTGGCAGCAGTAGCTGCCGGCAGGGCTATGGGGTTAACTGCGGAAAACTTAAGAAATACACTCTGCACTTTCCCGGGAGTAGCCCATCGCTTGGAAAAGGTAGCAGAGATTAAAGGGGTAACGTATATCAATGATTCCAAGGGGACCAACCCCGATGCATCCATTAAGGCGCTGGAGGCTTTTTCGCAGCCTCTGGTCTTAATAGCCGGAGGAAGCACCAAAGGCAGCGATTTCAGCGCATTTGCCCGCAAGATCAAAGAACGTGTTAAACATTTGGTGGTATTGGGTCAGACGGCTGAGGATATAATTGGGGCGGTAGAAAAAGTGGGTTTTAAATCCATTCACCGAGTCCAAACATTTCCCGAAGCTGTGCATAAAGCCAGTGAATTGGCGGAGCCGGGGGAAATCGTGCTCCTCTCGCCGGCCTGCGCCAGCTATGATATGTTTAAAAATTACGAACACCGGGGAGAGACGTTTAAAGAGCTGGTACGTCAGCTAACAACAAACAGCTAA
- the mraY gene encoding phospho-N-acetylmuramoyl-pentapeptide-transferase — MNNSSLAFLTALIICIITGPLFIPLLRYLKFGQTVRSEGPERHLQKTGTPTMGGLMFIIAVLLSTLLFAEANAETYLALLVFVGFGLLGFADDYIKVVLRRSLGLKARYKLLGQVFLSLTLGILAVWFLERGTVVELPGIFSWNLGAFYPLFVLLVLVASTNAVNLTDGLDGLAAGITVCSAAAFAVIAYAQDQANLVIFALAVAGSCLGFLVFNKYPAKVFMGDTGSLALGGALGTLAVLTRTELLLPVIGGVYAIETLSVIIQVISFKLTGKRVFRMSPLHHHFELLGWRETKVVGVFWLAGLILAALGIVLWMQ, encoded by the coding sequence ATGAATAACAGTAGCTTGGCTTTTCTTACGGCTTTAATAATCTGCATTATCACGGGCCCCTTGTTTATACCTTTACTGCGATACTTGAAATTTGGGCAGACCGTGCGCAGTGAAGGGCCCGAGCGCCATTTGCAAAAAACCGGAACCCCAACTATGGGGGGACTGATGTTTATCATAGCTGTACTGCTTAGCACATTGCTGTTTGCTGAAGCTAATGCAGAAACGTATTTGGCCTTACTGGTCTTTGTGGGGTTTGGCCTTTTGGGTTTTGCTGATGATTATATTAAAGTTGTTTTACGGCGTTCTTTGGGCCTGAAGGCCCGGTATAAATTATTGGGTCAGGTCTTTCTAAGCCTGACTTTAGGCATTTTGGCAGTTTGGTTCCTGGAAAGGGGAACAGTGGTAGAACTGCCTGGAATTTTTTCCTGGAACCTTGGCGCTTTTTACCCGCTATTTGTTTTGCTTGTTTTGGTAGCTTCCACTAATGCGGTGAACCTTACGGATGGTTTGGATGGACTTGCCGCCGGCATTACGGTCTGCAGCGCCGCGGCCTTTGCGGTAATTGCTTATGCACAAGACCAAGCAAATCTGGTTATTTTTGCTTTGGCGGTGGCAGGCAGCTGCCTGGGGTTTTTAGTGTTCAACAAATATCCTGCAAAAGTATTTATGGGAGATACAGGCTCCCTGGCACTGGGCGGTGCCTTGGGAACCCTCGCTGTTTTAACCAGAACGGAATTGCTTTTGCCTGTAATCGGCGGTGTCTACGCCATTGAAACTCTTTCAGTAATTATTCAGGTAATATCTTTTAAACTTACAGGCAAAAGGGTTTTTCGCATGAGCCCTCTGCACCATCATTTTGAACTATTGGGCTGGAGGGAAACAAAGGTGGTAGGTGTTTTTTGGCTTGCCGGCCTGATTTTGGCGGCCCTGGGGATTGTTTTATGGATGCAATAG
- a CDS encoding UDP-N-acetylmuramoyl-tripeptide--D-alanyl-D-alanine ligase, which yields MIGDLATIARVMSGKLCGNGQNTEVGEVSTDTRTLNPGSLFFALKGENFDGHDYIEKAWEKGAVAVVVSRPELARKFEQSKYSLILVDDTLKALQRLAQNHRERFRIPVIGVTGSNGKTTTKDMVGAVLAERFNVLKTQGNFNNEIGLPLTLLQLQPGHEAAVLEMGMRGLKEIDALCRIARPTAGIITNIGVTHYELLGSVENIARAKGELLEHVPVSGFCLLNAEDGWSRRLSALCRGKVLFYGFDSHVQIRASALKNMEQGISFILTADAGQVEVHLPLPGEHNVLNALAAAGVGLELGLTLQEIAAGLANVKLSAMRLATVPGIKGSTIINDAYNANPGSTKASLNILATQKKHRAIAVLGNMRELGNIEVEGHREVGEYVADLGVDYLLAVGDLARYIAEGALAAGMSADRVFTYSNNDEAKRHLFELLEPGDLVLVKGSRAVKMEEIVEFVADTGGK from the coding sequence ATGATAGGAGATTTGGCAACCATTGCCAGGGTAATGTCAGGCAAACTATGTGGCAATGGCCAAAACACAGAAGTGGGAGAAGTATCTACCGATACCAGGACGCTGAATCCAGGTTCTTTGTTTTTTGCCTTAAAAGGCGAAAATTTTGACGGACACGATTATATTGAAAAAGCTTGGGAAAAAGGAGCGGTAGCTGTAGTAGTATCCAGACCCGAGTTGGCCCGTAAATTTGAACAATCAAAGTATAGTTTAATTCTGGTGGATGATACTCTTAAAGCGCTGCAGCGTTTGGCCCAAAACCACCGGGAACGGTTTAGGATACCCGTAATCGGGGTGACCGGCTCTAACGGCAAGACTACTACGAAAGATATGGTGGGGGCCGTACTGGCGGAGCGGTTTAATGTTTTGAAGACCCAGGGAAATTTTAACAATGAGATCGGGTTGCCGCTGACACTTTTACAGCTTCAGCCGGGACATGAGGCTGCTGTGTTGGAAATGGGCATGCGCGGTTTAAAAGAAATCGATGCCCTTTGTAGGATAGCCAGGCCTACAGCCGGCATTATCACCAATATTGGTGTTACCCATTACGAGCTCCTTGGCTCTGTGGAGAATATTGCCAGGGCTAAGGGAGAGCTTTTGGAGCATGTTCCCGTGAGCGGTTTTTGCCTGTTAAACGCTGAGGACGGTTGGTCCCGCAGATTAAGTGCTTTATGCCGCGGGAAAGTGCTGTTTTATGGCTTTGACTCCCATGTCCAAATCCGGGCCAGCGCATTAAAAAATATGGAGCAGGGAATAAGCTTTATACTCACAGCTGATGCAGGGCAGGTTGAAGTTCATTTACCTTTACCCGGAGAGCACAACGTACTAAATGCTTTGGCGGCCGCGGGGGTTGGTTTGGAGCTTGGTTTGACATTGCAGGAAATAGCTGCCGGGCTCGCCAATGTCAAATTAAGCGCCATGCGGCTGGCGACGGTACCTGGAATCAAGGGAAGTACAATTATCAATGACGCGTATAACGCTAACCCCGGTTCTACTAAAGCCTCCCTGAACATATTAGCTACCCAAAAAAAACACAGGGCAATAGCTGTGCTTGGGAATATGCGGGAATTGGGAAATATAGAAGTGGAAGGGCACAGAGAGGTGGGCGAATATGTGGCGGATCTTGGCGTTGATTACCTTTTGGCTGTTGGCGATTTGGCAAGGTATATTGCCGAGGGCGCTTTAGCTGCCGGTATGTCTGCTGACCGTGTATTTACTTACAGTAATAATGATGAAGCCAAGCGGCATTTATTCGAACTGCTCGAGCCTGGGGATCTGGTCTTAGTCAAGGGCTCGCGGGCCGTTAAGATGGAGGAAATAGTTGAATTTGTTGCTGATACCGGAGGTAAATGA